In the Lytechinus variegatus isolate NC3 chromosome 17, Lvar_3.0, whole genome shotgun sequence genome, tttagtatatcatccccgaaaatttgaccctaaacacgtagctttcctagcgaaatagacacactttttccattattttggtgtttttgatacccttatcacgttacgtacgtaacgtgccctatcgtgaaaaaaaacccttttacgtgttttttttgggtcgcgcatggtatcaactcgtcaatgtaagtgcccccccccccgcgggcTCTCGACTGAGCATATTCCAACTCCCTCCTATAGGAAAAAGCTATACACAGAGGGCAAAAGCATCTGTTATTTGTTAAATCTGGGTCCCATATCCATATCAGCCCCTCGCTCGGCCCCGCCCGTCCATCGTGGGCCATCATCCACATTGGACGCCCCTATATTTGGCCATCGACGTGCGACACATATAAAAGAATTTTTCGCCCTCAACATCTATCTCTGCCTAATTGATAGCCACGATCGAGAGACGGAACGAAGTTAATACTAAAATAGCAAGGGAGAACGAAAGAAAGGTTGGTAGCTTTTTCCTAGTTTTCGTCATTAACGTTAGGCCTATATGAAATCATAGCTCCATGATGAATTAATGTAAGTTTGAATACTTATTACCACGTAATGTCgtaaaaatgagaagaaatacTATTATCATGCGTAGGCATTTCCAAGGCCAAGCACCGGGTACTGGGACGTCGCCACGAAACATTTCGGTTCGGGCTGCCGCAGCACAGGCGCAGTGACGTCGCCTGGGCTGCTGGGCATTCATGGCATACATTGCTGCGCGGCAGCCGACCCGATTGGCTAGCCTGGgctggggcgttttggggagtgaaagtcatatactgtacgtatcactccccactaacgcctggtACTCCTACCTATATttccccacatacgggtacaaaaccagaaactttcacccccgagaattctactttccctctaaaagatcagtagaggcgctggtcagaaaattgggatcgtcccatTTTACTACAGAATACAGGTACTGCAGTGTCTCAGTTTATATtaggatttcttcacacaagaaatctaggaaagttcattcacctgtcaagtgccgacaccaatcattgaggtcactgaatctatttttagcactctcaatttccgtaattgctgtctttgtctcgtagggggaagtgaaaaaaaaaacgtccccataaacaaggacagtctcaatttatcaagacatgatttgtcttggtttatggggatatccttgttttctgggacaatcccaatttttggactAGCGCCTCTACtgaagatctagccctaaaacatgtacatggggtccaaaTTCACTTCCAACATTTCtgagatattgatttcatttttaaagaagaattcattaaaaaaacgagagatttgttacgaaaagatgggaagagcttacggccgtgtctacgtcgccatcttgatttctttgtcttcggcttcgcgacagcacgcaaatcgatCTGAATTGTTTGTTACTTGATAACATTGTGccttttttctgaaaatttctgTCATACCATAGgcattaggcctatatgtagattatcattattactataaatattatattgattttaatactaGACCTTTAGTAGTGATTGACAGGGTGTGATACTGATATGAAAACTAATATTTTTCTATGTTCTCTACTTCTACTCACCAACCGTCTGACTTCTGATCCAAAAAGGCACACTTAAGTTGATTCACGGAGTCCATGAATTAAGCTTCAAAGATAATATGAAACTAGCGATTTCAGTTGTTTATAAGCGATTTAGTCCGTTGAGGGCATACAATGAATCGCGACTAGAGCTTTAGTTGATGACCGAACCGCAGAAGATATTAATCACTGAAAGTGAAGTCCAAAGTTATTGCACAATCCCAACACAACAGAAAACTTGTcggctaaaaaaaagaaaatgaatttgaagCTCCTCTATGGCAcacagaaaatacaaataaaataatccaCTGGTATGTCCACAGATGAAAAGTTGAACTTAGAAATGCAGAACTATGTATTTCCAATATAAATATCCAAGTGTATAAATCCAGATATGGGTGTATATAGAATCCAAGAATGGTTTAATTGTAAAACCACAAGGTTTAGCAACCTTCTTCAATAAACGCGTGACCACAAAGTTGACTCCTCGAGATCACAAGAAGAAGTGAAGTAAATACATTTTCACAGAAAAAGCTCCGTCATAAGCCATGCCTTACCAAAATGATTGGTTGAATAAAAGTTTGTTGACCATAAACAAAAGCTGTAATTCGTTGATGGATTGTAAAGAAAACTTGATTGGCTGTTCAGAAGTCTACAAAACATGGAGCTTTGGAATGCGCGTACATGTCAAAAAGTATTACAAAACAGGAAATGTTTGTACGCTTGTCAAATATGTGAAAACATGTGATTTACAAAGGTTAATGCACTTTAAAAATGAAGTTCTgtataatttgaagaaaacgTGAAGTTGGTacagaccctttcgtgcaatcggctcTGCTGATCCCGGAGATCTACAGCTGGTTGCTGCATTGTTGAAATTAAATAGCAGTATGTCGTATAAGACTAAGACTGAGCACAAAACACTTCCTCCCTAGGCCATtccattccttgtttttatttggcagtaagttatgattgactatttttgacACACactatgagaagtagggtaacaattttatttagtattatttagtattattttttttatttttttttattatttcttttatctattccttttttctatgaaagaaagaataaaaaaaaaacatttgaatacatataaaacaaaaaactgaggaatcaGATATCAGcaaacaatagggggattacttcccgaaaacgataaggttgttgatcgaagatctatgagatattacataaaagaaaaacataagaggggataacgttttaacaagttTTTTGGTACTTTGAATTCTCAATGTATCAAGCACcatttgtgataaattttgattttttttatgtagattagttacaattccaataatctcagtggcctaagatattgTAGTGACTTGACTATAGCTTTTCATATATCTACAtctatatattcttttcttgtatatattttcatttatatttcaatattctgttcaTGTTGTATataaattctttcttttatttccaatttcataTCTATATTCTAACTTGTTTCTGCCACATGTGCAATGTACTATACTTTACTTGCACAGAACAAGGCAACTCATTTCCTGCCCAAATCTACTTGGCAAACACATTCTTATATTAAGAAACAACCTTTCTTTTGTCCTAGACTTGGAGCAAACATCCTTTCATTGTTCCTTGTTTATTGCAATGAACTTGCAAGTATACTTCATCACTACAGAGATGCTTGCATGTTTACTTTTCTCACAGTCTGCTTCTCTCTTCTTTGTTCTTCTCAACTGTGTTTTGCCCCCCTTTTTGGcgcttatttctttgtttcaccTTTTCTGATgttggtaaaaacaacctgttTTCTCTACCACATCATCACTCTACTCTCTGCCTTCGTCCTAACCACTCATGCTGACCATCTCATCCAGCTGCTAGTGAGGATCAAACCAAATCTTGTGGAGGATCATTTTATACTCATTTCTCTATCTTTTTCAATTCTTACTTCATACCGTCACTTCCACTCCTTTGAAGTTTATATTCTCTGCATACTTAATGAGCTCATTACTTCGCGAGACATTTTGTGACGTCTGTCCCTTTTTTCTAATCTATTTGAAATTGTGAAGTGCATATATTTCTTGTCACTggatttgtgaaatttacctgAGCGGCTGGATCCTCTGGCGAGCAAGAATTTAAGGTAGGACCTaacttttatataaatattaggAAATCAGATCCCaatttcctaaaatatattttctggggttacaTTGATCCATAAAgtaaagacagagagagagaggattcaTGTGATCAAGGAGTGataagatagaaaaaaaaactgatttgaaaaaactgatttgaaatgactgaaagagagacaggcaaagaaagaactTAGTTTGAGTAGCCTTGACTGATGACTCtgtgatgatgaagattctgctaggatcgaaagcttaggccccttttgactctcttatgATATTTTTACGTATTTTTACATATACTTTTTCATCATGCCTCACGTAGCCTTGTAACCCTTCCCATAGACGCATAAGCGAGACCTGTACAACGGATGGATTAGAGGGTGAAATCCGTTTGTATATACTGTAGAGACAGACTGTACTAAGTTTATGTATCATGTGAACACTTCCTTTAATCTAAATTGTATGCTGTGTGAACACAGCTTCTACTACAACTATAGACATTCCCCTGTCTTGGATACAAGATGTTGATGACAATGCATCCATTTCTAGTATGTTAGCCTTAAGCTGCTGCATTGGGCAATTTATAGGGGTCTATTGTAACATCATGCCTTGCTCACTGATGCTTGGCAATGACATAGCAGTACCTCCTAGCAAGGCACAGCGTATAAATAGGAGACACAGTTTTAGTGAGGAGTTGTTTTGAGTCGATTACGAATGATCCATCGCTGAAAGCGTATACTAACCTGTGGAAGTAACATACACTGGCAGATACAGCCTGCAGTTGGGATCAGAGCGATCTGCTACGCGAGTTTAAGTCCTGAGCATCCAACCAGGCCTGTAATCTCCAACTTAGAGATCCATAATTAAGGTTCAAGCTTTAGTTGTATTTGTAGTAGTTTATAGTATAAGTTTATTatcactcacacaacatgcgaggttagtaatactaacctcgcacaacgcatgtggtttcatagtaaactttgacgttttcattcatcacacgaatgtgagggaataaaaaacgccaaacgtttcagtatttctccactaatgatttctttttaatagttttagtttaaaaaaaaaaataaattggaaattatttataaaactgtttttatcgcttacctccaagtctcaaccaggatactccgttcgatccgtccttaatactgcggtggaaagtacgcaaacaacaatcgaaaagcaatttttcgtatcgaacattctcaattcaagtcgtcagcgcgtaataggaaattgtaccaaaaatcaacaggttgcatctcatgtatatacttattggtaaagtacgccatcttttgacaagatgatgatgaaagtggattgaacgagcaagaaaataatgctgatcgcctagaatgcagctagcttgcaacaccgtaaacaaaggtacggtaggcacttaagaaccaagtttgaaaggacactcgtaaaattatgtcactctcgcgatgaatattcattagatcctggtcgtgcgtgttcaatacaaactctctgcatgcatgcactcggtgtgtattgaacacgcacgaccacgatctaatgaatattcatcggcgagagtgacataattttacgagtatcctttcaaaattggttcttaagtgcctaccggcttggtggtgaataatatcgcgcgccctcttttggcaaaagttgatatcaacgctgatcaagaggcatctacgtgaagatcacgaaaaatgctcttattttattaaaacaaacaaaaagaattcaacaaacgatccatatggttcggtaagtgttatagaaaaattataagtcatagctatgatgtaaagtcatagttattttagtgaaaatggtgtgaaagattcgcgtgcaccaggtgcatatgaatccttcacacacgagacgatttgaaaccatgagtggtTTATTATAGGCCACGATACAACAATACGCCTACTGCGTCTGAAGGTGTAAAGAGTGTGTTAgtcaaaagatgaaaaatttgaggtttcttgtgataaatgataaatccataatttattgtttgaaatagacatgaaatgaaatactccgaaaatttgctttgcccaattgaccgtgggcccggcagccactgtgcagcgccagatagacaaggctctatccctttaattgttgaacgccaaacagggtagcaacaactcccatctttaaatgtctgacgcggccgggctttgaacccccgacctggttgtgagacggacgctctaccaactgagccaacacaccggttatcAGACCAATGTCTTGTAGATTGGGCTGATCATATTAGCTAAGAGAAATTACAACAACCAACCTGCGGATAGCCGCTGATCCTTGAGTACCGGGGGAAGAacaacaaagaagaagaagtagatcCTTCGATCCATTTGTaaacaaagcaaatacaataAACTTGACCCTTGAAGCACTTCGTTATGACGTACCTTTGATTAGTGACCTTACAATGccattttgaagaacaatttatagataagaATTAttcaacaaacatgacaaataataaaatctaatacatgtacataattttaatatacaataataattatttataatcaagttccaaattttattatttgttaaataatagttttcatctataaattgttcttcaaaacgaaCATCCtgtccgagtttcaggtcaaagctcattagggtcaatgaactttgaccatgttggtggtatttgttgaatttccagcgcaactttaaaagtttgtggagctacatgtacatgtagttcatgaaacttagacataagagtaatatgATGCTAATTTCAGCATCAAATTTGTCCTAGACGATGACGTCATGACCAATATGCTACAGTTAAGAAGAGCTAGCGCCATGAGATGCAGCGCTCTGCAGAGCTGTTGAAATGGTTGCGCTGGCCTGCAGTGTGGTGGTTGCTATGAGATGGGATTGGCAACTGGTAGCAATCGGATCTTTATAGTTCAGTCGCATCGCATACACCGTAGTGTGCGCTGGGCTTAATACTGAACCTCTGAACCAAGCCTCTGTGTTCGATGTGGTTTGGAAGTGCCATGTTTGGCGAACTTCCATTTGGTTCAGCTACACATAGCACTTGCCATAGGCATTCATTATTCTGGGTCATCTGTCCGTCCATCCGTTCAACCCATCATTTTTTTGCGACCCATATCTCGCCTCTATTTCCTGTAAAATGAATATTACCAACTAAAACTCTATATAGTGATTGTCTCTCCTGCAAAGCAGAAGCAAGGCATAGCCATAGGCACCAGTTTCTGAAGTGGTGATGGTGACATTGATAGCTGAATGTTcatgtagctacatgtatttatagtCCAATGTCATATCATTTGGGTCATTAAACTTTCACCATGTTGTCTATCAACATCAAAAGCTTATTACCAAAGGCCAGggtgccgtttcataaagctgttcgtaagttaagagcaactttaagaatgactcactggtgaacctttcttatgcgcttaaccatcaccaatgaatataccattttgcacaagaaaggatcaccattcattcttaaagtcactcttacaacagctttatgaaacgcccaatgggattttcaatttttaagatgacttcaaaatgaaattatatgaaGTCCATGTTCTTGAAAATTAGTAGTTATCAGGGATTGCAATCGGATGACTTTGCATTTTTCATGTCACTGggacaaggtcaaaggttatttcaGATTAATTAACTTTGATGACAatttatgatttcttcattatttcaaaagCATGTTGTAAAATTTAATGGAACTTAATACTGCAACATGGTTATCACAATGTCCGCATGGAATGTTATGAAGTCAatttcaaaggtcattaaggtcTGTGAACTTAGCTCATGAAGGAAAACAACAATATGATTTTTTGCTTTCGTACTTTGCAGGTTCTTCCATCGCATTAAGCAGCCAATTGGGTCATGGAGTTCAGTGGATTTGATGATGATCTCTTTCAAGAAACGGAGAAAAGGGCAAAGAGAGCTGAAGCAGTGGATTATAAACCAAAATCAGTCCCCCCTCAGGTTGGTAATAGATTGTCTTTACAAAGTGGTGATATGGATCTTAGTCAAATGATTAGTGTTTGGTACCACAAAATCCTAAAATAGCCCTTAGAACTGACATGTATACTGATTTTCGACATGCATTCATCGGAGTCAAATCGCATGAATGACTAGAACGCTAGAGTGAAGCAATATGTAATAAAACCGAGAGAGACATTGGACGCTAAACAGTGAGCTGTAATTGGCCGTCAAGATTACTAGCGTCCATTGTTTCTTTCAGTTCTTTTATACCGGTATATTGTTTTGCTCTAGCGTTCTAGTCATTCATGCAATTTTACTCTGATGTGCTTCAGAATGTCCGTTTTCAAATGATTGAAATGACCCTGTAACCCATAATCGGATTGGCATTTAATAACGATCTAATTATGGCTGATCAGcgaactaaaaaaaatgtgttatcTTTCAGAGTCCACGAAAGAAGGGAATATTCTTTCTTGTTCTTGATAGGTTTCCAACTcaatcaaaatgatttcaaggaaatatggacaATAGATGATCATTTCATCGATGTaaagatatgaaatgtgaaatttcagcattttttcgGGAaggttttttgtttttcatatgGTGAAACGGTTGTCAAACTTGGAAAATAATTACTGGTATGCTTTCATCGGTTGTGTAAACTGCATTTAAACATTTTGACTTGGCCCTAATCTCGATGCAAATACAGAtgaaaaattgtgccaaataggCAATGGCTCTTCTCCATTATTGTCTAGACCTGCATACAAACCAATTTAAGCAGGAGAAAACTTTATAATACTTGTgaaaatttttcaaataattgaaattcgaAATCTAGATCTAGAGACAAAAATACCTGATTTTACATACAAACATGTAAACCTGTAATCATACTGTAGTCCTCCATTTATTTCTATCCATATGTTCATTATGGCATGTATTCTAACTGAAAGTTGTGTTATAATTAATCACACTTAATTCTTtggcacgcccccccccccattggatGTATCATGGATCTTTGTCACTATCTGTCTGTGCATTATTTGCTATATTCCTATAAAAAGTGGTACATGGATGACCAGGCCTCACCAGATGATGACATTGATAAGGTTCATTTCTACATCTTCCGTGGCAACCAGCATTACTACCGGAGGGCGTGGTCAGATGCCTTGGATGCCTATACTGAAGCCTTGGACTACGTTGCCCCTAACAACGGCAACTTCAGGCGATTGCTCCTGGAATCCGTCGCTAGATGTCGGTGGAGACTGGGAGATGCTGATGGAGCGGTAGAGATGGGGAAGAAATTGGTATGCACTACAAGGAATTATCTGAACTGATTTTACCAAAATCTTCATAGGTTTGGATCTTGGAAAACTATCTTTAATAAGCTATTTTCAGTTCATTTCATGCTTAATTatacaatttaacaaaaaagggagaattattttgatatgtataGGATCCTGATTTATTATAAAGTGTACTCTAATgatttgtggaatatgaataaatatgataaatttgATAGATtacaaaattgcaaaaatactTGCACATCCATTGAAATGCATTCTAGTTTATCCACACCAGAAGTTATAGGGTATAGGCCTTCACATTGATGAGATGAACTGGTATATCAACATATTTAAGAGAGGCAGgacacaaaattatttttctttattttcagggGCCAATCTTCGCAATTTACTGTCTGACtttgcaacattggataagctttaattGGAGTGAATGGGgtctcctttttatttccttggCTTTTGAGCTTTTTGGGGCAAAAGGCCTCTAACCCTTTTATACTTTTTTACCTGAAGAAAAGACGTTCAATATCCACATCCACTTCAAAGAGCTACtcataaatgatatatatttttcaaatgatgGGGACAGATTATGCAAGAAATTGTGCTTCTTTGACCCCTTCACATATAAAACTTTCTTTTGTCaatgattttgtatatttatatgttttttaattgtgaaataaaatttgGACATTCTCTTGGCttacacatgtatttcacagGTTGAGGAATCGAGCAATGATCATCAACTGTTCTGTGCACATGCTGCTCTGGCCATGTTTTATGATGCAGCAGGAAATGCTGACAGTAAGTGTATATCATTCCCATAAAGAAGTATATGCATACACATTTTAAGGTtttaacagatacatgtatatgtgccTCAATCACATAAGCCTGTCTTGGAACCAATCTTTAACACCAGGGCACCATTGCATAAAAGTCGTTGAGCTGGCTAAACCTAAATAGCTTTGGACAATTGTTGGGCCTGGAAAAGTGAGATTATTACTTTACCATGATGCTATTGGCATGCATTGGCCATACATGTTGTCTGCTTTTGTTATCTATTGTTCTACCCTGGATGATTGATATCCAAATGGAGTCAGATTTCCTATGGAAACAGACAACAATCTCTCTTAAAGGTCACCATCCAATAGATGTTATAAGAGCCTTGCCTGAATCATCTTAGTCAGTTTGTAacttcaacatacatgtatggctgAATAACGGATGCATGTCACAAAGCCTAGTTCCAATATTCCATGGATATTTATCCATATGTTGCCTTATAGAAACAgtacttctcagccaatcaaaactcAGGATTCCACTGTTATTGCGATGGCAACGTTGAGGAAACGATGCTCAAAGAGTTGTAGACATACTGTGGCCCGAATTCAGAAagattttttcaattttaccaAGGTACAAAGCCGTGGTATTATGCAGATTTTGTGTATACAATTACGCCTTGATATTTCATTGTGTACACTAACAAGTCCAATTGTAAATGTACACCTTTAGCAAAGAGCACTTAACTCACGCTTGAATTGAGAGCAATACAAGAAATAAGCACAGTCCATGGTTTTGTATCATGGTACAATTGAATCCATCTTTGAGGAATTCTAGACAATGAATGTATTTCAAATTGGCTGAAccaaatatataatatatctgTAGTGGTAACCCTTTCTTGAGCATtagttaatttttttatgttctgcTCCAATTCTTATCCCctgaaagatcaagcaagtaGCCTCAGGCTATGTCTGGACTTACGACCTTTGAGCGTTCAGCACTGGATTCAGCTTGCCAAAGTACACCTCAAAAAATTCACGTCAAAAAGTTGCAGGAGCGTATCGAATCCCGATGCAGCTGCGGATAATTTACAAAGCAAGGGATTCCAAGGACAATCCAGTGATAATACGTCTTTCATTTCGGATAAAAGCCATTCTGCCTTTGAAAGGACTAGTCATTGTGACTCTGCAAATGTGGAGTTAAGCTCTTCTTCCACTCAACATGCTTCTGCACAGAATGGCAATAGTTCTTCATTGACAGGACAGGGCAGGCACAAGTACATGAGCAGAGAATGTAGAGTGGACAAGAAAGGTGAATACATTATGGAGAAATCACAGAATGGTATGGACAAGAATTGTGTTTCTCATGTTGGTCACGATAGTGATGGATGCATAAAGAGATTATTCGATCAAAGCTCGTCAttgatgtcatcaatgtcaGCCTCAGTATCATCATCTGCATCATCGTTGGTATCATCATCAGTACAATCCACATCGTCGTCagcatcatcctcatcatcagtGTCATTCACTTCATCGTCagtatcatcaacatcatcatcggtATTGACAGCTttatcatcagtatcatcagtATCTTCATCAATATCCTCGTCAGTGTCGTCAACGGCATCTTCCAGGTCATCATCAGTGTCGTTGAAGCAGGAAGATAGCCCAGCATTGACAGGGAATATCCAAAGGCAGTGCCGACCATCGCCGGCCGGAGACAATAATTCTGACCTAGACAGACTATCAAAGTTGTCTCTAGATGGCAAAGGTACCCTTGTGTCTTCAGGATCTCAAGTTAACGGGTTGTTGATGGATGAAAGTGTTGGCGACACAGATGAAGAACAAGAATGTTCTGTTGTCATGGAAGCTGTTAAGTGCCTCTTAAGAGCAAAGTAAGTATAgataatgataaaattgataaggtatagatgattatgatgatgaaatcaagggtcatgggtttgaattCCAGCCATGGTGTAGTTTGCTACAGCAAGAAATCGATCCACATTGTACTGCcttcaacccaggtgagggaaatgggtacctggtaggaatgTACTCCTTTAAAATCATTGTGGGCTGTAAATAGTTGTTGCCAGGCCAAAGCAGGGACGACAATGTCCAAGCGCATAGAGACACATAAAATGGGGGGACCATGCATTCTTTGTTATAGGACCAAAGCTATGGAATCAACTGCCTATCCATT is a window encoding:
- the LOC121431324 gene encoding uncharacterized protein LOC121431324 isoform X1, encoding MEFSGFDDDLFQETEKRAKRAEAVDYKPKSVPPQWYMDDQASPDDDIDKVHFYIFRGNQHYYRRAWSDALDAYTEALDYVAPNNGNFRRLLLESVARCRWRLGDADGAVEMGKKLVEESSNDHQLFCAHAALAMFYDAAGNADNQASSLRLCLDLRPLSVQHWIQLAKVHLKKFTSKSCRSVSNPDAAADNLQSKGFQGQSSDNTSFISDKSHSAFERTSHCDSANVELSSSSTQHASAQNGNSSSLTGQGRHKYMSRECRVDKKGEYIMEKSQNGMDKNCVSHVGHDSDGCIKRLFDQSSSLMSSMSASVSSSASSLVSSSVQSTSSSASSSSSVSFTSSSVSSTSSSVLTALSSVSSVSSSISSSVSSTASSRSSSVSLKQEDSPALTGNIQRQCRPSPAGDNNSDLDRLSKLSLDGKGTLVSSGSQVNGLLMDESVGDTDEEQECSVVMEAVKCLLRAKVILKSLQICAVSITKMRNDQLLAEIDEWLSTLHLDAAFIQEMSKKMYNEVYDKDIKEEVVTS
- the LOC121431324 gene encoding uncharacterized protein LOC121431324 isoform X2, yielding MEFSGFDDDLFQETEKRAKRAEAVDYKPKSVPPQASPDDDIDKVHFYIFRGNQHYYRRAWSDALDAYTEALDYVAPNNGNFRRLLLESVARCRWRLGDADGAVEMGKKLVEESSNDHQLFCAHAALAMFYDAAGNADNQASSLRLCLDLRPLSVQHWIQLAKVHLKKFTSKSCRSVSNPDAAADNLQSKGFQGQSSDNTSFISDKSHSAFERTSHCDSANVELSSSSTQHASAQNGNSSSLTGQGRHKYMSRECRVDKKGEYIMEKSQNGMDKNCVSHVGHDSDGCIKRLFDQSSSLMSSMSASVSSSASSLVSSSVQSTSSSASSSSSVSFTSSSVSSTSSSVLTALSSVSSVSSSISSSVSSTASSRSSSVSLKQEDSPALTGNIQRQCRPSPAGDNNSDLDRLSKLSLDGKGTLVSSGSQVNGLLMDESVGDTDEEQECSVVMEAVKCLLRAKVILKSLQICAVSITKMRNDQLLAEIDEWLSTLHLDAAFIQEMSKKMYNEVYDKDIKEEVVTS